The genomic interval CCAGCGCAAATGTTGTGATTATTTAGCTAGCACAAATGCCATGATATTTATGTATAACAGTTATTTAGGAAATATTATCATTATAGATGTTATACAAATTATGAAATAGTTATatatcagtattatgaaatatatattatatgataacaGAACCCGGATGGCTTAATTTAGATTTAGAGCACAATACCATAGCCATTTAGATCAAGTAATGCcaccacatatctcatatagagtgtgggagttggatagtcgattgggcaTCAGGaaagagtagtgtgccccctaGCAATCTGGACCAGGctaggcaggccaatcgtacttacaaacttatcaGTTTTGACTTAACATGATAGGCCAATCATTACTAGgtctcgcctatgggccgcacaacccagtcatgtggggataatacatgacgtcagctagctatccatttaGGGTATAATTCCAGTAATACATAGACATAACAAATGATTTGCAcgtatacagaaatttagtatgttatgttatattatgttttattcagattttatacagaatagTTTTACCAAATTTTTCAAATGCAAGTTCAACTATGTACAGAATTTCCTTACTTATCAAATACAGTTTATCATGTACTAGATAtgattataacacaataatactcatattgccacacactgatactagtttatttcccttactgagaggtgtctcacccctgcattacaaacattttaggaaatcccgaCAAACGTTTGGAGCatgctccgagatagaggagttcgttggtaCCACCCTAGTTGCAAGGTAAGTAGTTGAGCCAAGattaggatggatttttgggcttGACTCTAGGATTTGTggttcttttgggatgtatatgtgtatgtatggaAACAGTAAAACtatggtattgtgtataagtttTATATCATGGTTTACGCTGCTTAGTTGACATGTTTGTATAAACAGGTGAATTCCCGGTACCAatgggtctgggttgactttgtttgcgttttatggtatcagagtatgattattgttattatgtggaaaaaaaatataggagaaatttggggtcgttacaatgGTGGTTTTTGCATGGATTTTAAAAATGACCTTTGAAACTTATCACTTTGAACAAGTCACTTTTTTGCAAGTGTTTGCTATAACTTATAAAACAATATATAGAAAATGAGAAGTAAAAgctcaaaaaaaatcaaaacaaaacttGGTCTATTCTTGAAATATAACCCTCAATGATTCATTTACCTCTCTAAAAATAGtacttttttataaataaaaaaatttcatggCAATTGTAATGCATGATCTCAACTCCTACAAATGACTTTATAATCATCCTTAAAAGATGTAAATGTGATCGATGAGAAGATTCTACGCTTTCGATATTTTACATATTATTATACGATTTGAATGGTTTACTAGACAATTGGTTTTTCTTTTGATTCATTGGTTTCAGGCAATACTATCGAGAGGTATTCTTGTTAAGCTTTGTGAAGTCTAATTGTGTTTGATCCAAATGATGACCCAACCCGAAATAATGCTGCGTGGTTTTTTAATGGGAGATTTttctaaggcttagtccatgaagCAAAGGCCCATTGTGAATCTTGTGCGCAAGATATAGAAACCGTTGTTTTGGTTATTAAGGTTTTTATGCAACATTttagagagaagaaaagaaattgtacTGTTGCACTTTGTATTTTGTCCCTGATAATAATGAAATCCCTGCAACTTTGTAAACGTAGGCAAATTTCCAAACCACGaaaatattgtcttgtgcatgtgattattttctttttctttggcatgtgtttttctctattttttttctcacAAGTTTTTTTGGGAATTTCGTGATAATTTCCCAAAAACTGTCTCTTACTTATTCAACCCCTCTCTCATGATTTCAATTTAAAATCTTCAACATGAAAAAATAAACTCTAATCAATTATTGAAATGTCCTTTTTAAGAGAGGGTCACTAAGCAACTACATTACATTTTATTTTCTAGTCTTTTTATAGTTGTTATAGATTTTAAAAGATAAAACAAGAATACTAGAAACTCTCGTGTCCTTGCAGTGAGAGATGATGTATATTTATATCAGTAACTATACAATGATTTACAGGAAACTATAAACAAGGAAATGAGATATACATGGAAAGCAATTAATTTTATAGTCATTGGGAACTCCTAGAATCAAGGTGCAGTTACACTTGATTTACCATGATCTGCTACAGTATTTATGCCTGTAATTGGGGACTCCCAGAATCAAGGTAAAATTTTATTAGACGAAGTAGGTAAAGAAAACTTGGAAAAAAGATGGTGGATAGTTTGATAAGAAGGATGTCCAATCCGACAATGCCAGACATCAAGAAGCGCCCGTTGAGATAGGTATGTTTGAGGATGGTTTGTTGGTGTCATGGAACGAGTCGGAAAAATGTAAAGGTCATCTTTAGGTTTTCTGCGCAGAAGAACTCTCCTCATTGCCTCGTCCTTCACCAAAAAATAAGAAGGGTGAAATTCAAGATAAACATTATTATCACTCGCAAACTGGCTCACagaaatcaaattcttcttaaTTTGAGGTACATGCATcaacttatttaaaataaaagaatttgTTGGGGTCAAAAGGGTAGTGGAACCAATATTTCTTCTAGGTAAACCTGCCCCATTGCCGACATTAATCTAATCGTTGCCAATATAAGGTTATGATTGCACTGACAAGTTGCTGAAGTTGTTGGTGAGATGGTTTGTTGAACCAGTATCCGGATACCAATTGGTATCATGCTATGGTGAGGGAGATGCAACATAAGCCGCCAAAGTAGGAGGAGTGCCTTGGTAGGCATGATCGAACATATAATAACATTGGATGGTTGTGTGGCCATTTCATCCACAGATTTGGCATTGTGGTCTCGAGTTTGAGGAGTAATTTTGAGGCGGACCACCTCTTCCTGTATTTCCATGTCCCCTTCCTCTGTCGTTGGAGTTGGAACCATGGGACTGGTTCTGAGAAGATCGTTGTTGTTGTGGATGTTTTCCACCACGCGACCTAGAATCATTCCGTGTGGCCACGTTACCGAGCCAATAGAGGTGTCAACGGCAGTTTGTTGTTGCTCAAGGCGTAACTCAAATGCAAGAAGATGGTAAAATATATCTTTCAATGTCATTTTGTCAATTTGAGTGGAAATTGACATGACAAATAGCATCATAAGATGTATCGAGACCACCACAAGTTGTAAATTCATGGTTTTGAAGGGGCTAACCGATGGCAGCCAAGTTGTTCAAAAAtgatttcattttttgaaagtaaTCGGACATTGACAAGTCACCTTTCTTGGTGGAGGCAAAAAATTGTCAAGTTTGTATGGCGCGAGCGGAAGAGTGAGAGGCGAACATTCTCTCGAGGGCGGCCCAGACTTCTCTTGAAGTCTTGAGGCCAACCATTTGTGCCAGGATATTCTCGAATAAGGAGGAAACCAAGGCACTTAGAACAACCTGATATTGATCATACGAGGTAATGtatttgggatttggtattttagtGGGAGCGGTTTGGGAGGTTGCTGCTTCAGGATTAGGAATGGTGGGGCTAGGACTAGAGATGGTTCCATCAACGAACCCAAACAGGCACTGACCACGTAGGTAGGGGACAATCTAAGTTTTCAAAAGAAGGTAATTGTCCTTGGTGAGCTTAACTATAACGAGACTATGGATATTTATGGGAGTAACCGAGTTGGAAGGAGATGAGACCATGTTGGTGGATCGAAAAACAGAGGTTATGGTAAGCTCTGATAACCTAAAAGATAAAACAAGAATGCTAGAAACTCCCATGTCCTTGCAGCGAgaaatgatttatatttatatcagTAACTCTACAATGATTTACAGGAAACTATAAACAAGGAAATGAGATATACATGAAAAGCAATTAATTTTATAGTCATGGGGGACTCCTAGAATCAAGGTGCAGTTACACTTGATTTGCCATGATGTATTTATGTCCGTAATTGGGGACTCCTAGAATCAAGGTGCAGTTACACTTGATTTGTCATGATTTGCTGCAGTATTTATTTTCGTAATAGACTTTTAGGGGCATGGGAGCATCAAAAGTGTAGAATTCATTCCATATTTAATTAAAAGCAGATTGAAATTAATATTTAGAATCTATTtgcaatttcttttttcttttttttgagagaaaaaatagTAAAGATAAGCTGCTAGCCTTGATGATATTTTTCATTCTCGCCGGCTAGAGAAATGTAAACTTCCACCTTCTCGTCACCACTATATAAACCGACCTTTGGCCTTTGTCCTATTGTATTCTCCTTCAAGTCTATTCCTATTATAAACTTGTCctccctctctcattctctctccctctctctgtctctctctctctctctctcacgcacacacaaacacacacacacacacacaccacagaGCTTACTAAATTGTGCTCTAGGCACCTTTCCTCATAATGGAGAGAAATCAACTGTACAGGCAAGTTGCCCTCATGAAGCAGTCCCTGTTTGATCAGGTCTTTCTCCTCTTCTTAATTACCATTTACTTgcatagtattattattattattattattattatagattcGATCACGTGTCAGATTTGGGGACTTCGTTAACAGGAAAGGTTTCATTTTTCAATCTCTATCATATATATGCCTTGATTTGCATTGCATTctcatacatacacacatacatataaacACAAGGCTTTCTTGGTTTTTTCAAAAAAGACACCGATGCACAAAACTCCTACATATCTAAGACCCGAAAAAAGATTGGACCATAATGAATTTATAATATCAGCCTTACTTTACACTTTGTAACATTTTGAACCCACGGAACGGCCTCCAAGTTACACATCAACAACTCTACTATTGCCCCAAGGCTTCATTTGGGTTACTATTTTTCCAATTGAATTAAATGTTAATCTTTTAAgcggttatatatatatatacacacagatATTTTGAATAGCATGGAATGGTTATACACCATTATACATGAATCTTTGCATATGCAGTCACAGGCAAATATCTGTACTCACATTCTCTGCaaattttattcttcttttttatATAGGCATATAtgtataaattattaataaattttggaatatatatatacatatatgaatgcATGTGGCAGGGGTTTCTTGATGAGCAATTTATTCAGTTGGAGGAACTGCAGGACGATGCTAATCCAAACTTTGTAGAGGAAATTGTTACCTTGTTTTACAGAGATTCAGCCAGAATAATCCTTAATATACAGCAAGCACTGTGAGTGATAATTTACTATGTTGGATTTTTCTTTCCCCAATatttctcctctttttttttttttttctttttttaaatacatTCTCTCTGATTTTCATGAATCCTAAGCTTCTTCCCAAATGGTTGGCCTTTCCGTGTGCATGCAGGGAGAGGAGTCCTCTTGATTATAATAGTTTGGACAGCTATATGCACCAGCTCAAGGGAAGTAGTTCAAGGTAATTCAAAACTACAAAAAGGGTTTTTCAATTGAATTAAACCTTTATATTTAATTGATAACTTATAAAATTAAGGGTTCTGTTCCAGGAATATTGAATGGGGAAAATATTGATCCAAATCTAATTCCTCTTCTTTGTATaattgagtgtgtgtgtgtgtgtgtgtgtgtgtgtgtgtgtgtgtgagtgagtgtgtctgtttgagagagagagagagagagagatgaaaatgTTGATccaaaacaatattttgtttttgcTCTCTatctttatattttgtttttgtttttatgtgGTGCAGCATTGGAGCCAAAAAGGTGAAAGATGAATGCACGCAGTTCAGGGAATACTGCAAGGCAGGAAATGGAGAAGGGTAATTCAACTCCTGCATATTTGGATGGTCATATGTGATTACACACATTGGAGTCTACATTAGTTCAAATTGCTCTTATCTGAATGTTTGGAATTCAAATTTTAGTTTTGTATTTGTTTAGatttgaataaattgtaataCAAAATATTGAGTTTCATCTACAGAAATCCAAATAAAAGATTTAAAATTCATGCTTTCTAACAAGAGTCTTAATGAAAATGGCTGAAATTTTTCTTTTGAGGGGTTGGCTATTTATGGATTGACATTAcatcatttcattcataaatgaAGCAATTTCACATTACCAATTGGATATAGAAATCAGAAAATTTGTACCCTGAACAATTAAGTTATTTCTCTGCTTTCCTCCCAACCCTAGAAAAATTCGATCCATGACCATGACCATGACCGTGATCATATTTCTCGATTCTCAAgatgaattttcctttttatgaTGAGGTAAGCAGATGCATGAGGACATTCCAGCGATTGAAGATGGAACATGCAGCGCTCAAGAAGAAGCTTGAAACttattttcaggtccattttTCTCTGCtttaaaatttctacaaaatACTTAATAGACTATTACATAGAAACATGCATTAGTTTTAATTTTCACCTTGTTTTTGTCATCTCAGCTAGCAAGACAGGCAGGGCCAATTGAGACAGCATGTCACAGGGAGTAAGGAAATTACAAAGCAGAGATGTGGTGGTGCTGGCGGTGAATCTTGTACTGAATGTTTGTAGACCCAAAACTTTAAAGACTAAGATAGTTCCATCAAAACATGTGTAAGAAACGGGAAAATAAGATTGAAGGGTATCGTTTGCTTGGCACCTGTGGGTGTCTTCCCTGATATTAAGAAAATAGATTTCCAGGCTAATATATGACATTACAATCTTCCAAAGTTTCACCTTTAAATGGTTTACATTTTTCTAAAAGAATTTGGGGCATTAATGGCTCCCgtaacatagagagagagagagagagagcaacagAATGCAAGATTGTCTTGGCACAATAAAATCGAATAGCAATgaaatgacatatatatatatatatatatatatatatatttcaaatgaaaaatgtaaaataaaagaaaaataattttaaaaaatcaagagAAAAATTCATTTTGGTTCTATCAAAATTCATTCCATTTCTATATATTGAACTTGTGATTCATTTTGATTCTTGGAAATGTTAGTACTGCCCTCAAAGAGTAGTGAAGATCATATGCCCGTTTATAAATTACATTCACAAGCAGTAGAACATCATGTAAGAAGATATGGTAAGGTTTGAAGATGCAACTTCTTCCTTCAAAAATTTCCTGTGCAATATAAACAAGAATTCCATGACCATACAAGCATATTTTCTATAACCTCGAGTCATATTGTTGGAATTTCACGGACCAGACACTTGATACATTATCACCCGAGGCACTAAACTGAGTTCTGCCTCTTGAATTCCCTAga from Malania oleifera isolate guangnan ecotype guangnan chromosome 9, ASM2987363v1, whole genome shotgun sequence carries:
- the LOC131164316 gene encoding histidine-containing phosphotransfer protein 4 → MERNQLYRQVALMKQSLFDQGFLDEQFIQLEELQDDANPNFVEEIVTLFYRDSARIILNIQQALERSPLDYNSLDSYMHQLKGSSSSIGAKKVKDECTQFREYCKAGNGEGCMRTFQRLKMEHAALKKKLETYFQLARQAGPIETACHRE